One Streptosporangium sp. NBC_01495 DNA window includes the following coding sequences:
- the fxlM gene encoding methyltransferase, FxLD system, giving the protein MTTRQTNADADSPSAELLREALIQQLRKRGFIHGDRVADAFAVVERHVFVPEGTPLEATYNADDSVATKTDEHGMIISSISAPFIQARMIEQSELGPGMSVLEIGSGGCNAALLAEVVGPEGRVVSVDIDPEVTDRARALLEAAGYGDRVTVVLADAEHGVPASGLFDRIIVTVGAWDLPPAWLGQLAKDGVIVVPLRMNGITRSIAFRRVGDHLVSTSAEVCGFVAMQGDGEHSERVFRLPGAQGCHVNLRFDTGVPENPSLLDGVLATERAAVWSGVTIEHGVSFADLHLWFACFLPGFCKLAVDEGTELAEERGKWFPFGVVRGDSFAYLAIRPALESAGVEFGARAYGAHGQEAATAMVERIQAWDRRARSGPAPTFVFWPSGSDLTQVPEGATVLDKTHGLVTISWPATS; this is encoded by the coding sequence ATGACCACACGGCAGACGAACGCCGACGCCGACTCTCCCTCCGCTGAGCTGCTGCGCGAGGCTCTCATCCAGCAGTTGCGTAAGCGAGGGTTCATCCACGGCGACCGGGTCGCCGACGCGTTCGCGGTGGTGGAGCGGCACGTGTTCGTTCCGGAAGGTACGCCGCTGGAGGCCACCTACAACGCGGACGACTCGGTGGCGACCAAGACGGATGAGCACGGCATGATCATCTCCTCGATCAGTGCCCCGTTCATCCAGGCCCGGATGATCGAACAGTCGGAGCTCGGGCCGGGAATGAGCGTGTTGGAAATCGGTTCGGGTGGCTGCAATGCCGCACTCCTCGCCGAGGTCGTCGGCCCGGAGGGGCGTGTGGTCAGCGTGGACATCGACCCGGAGGTGACCGACCGGGCCAGGGCCCTGCTGGAGGCGGCCGGGTACGGCGATCGGGTCACGGTCGTGCTGGCCGACGCCGAGCACGGTGTGCCCGCGTCCGGGCTGTTCGACCGGATCATCGTGACGGTGGGCGCGTGGGACCTCCCTCCGGCCTGGCTGGGACAGCTGGCCAAGGACGGAGTGATCGTCGTGCCGCTGCGGATGAACGGGATCACCCGCTCGATCGCGTTCCGGCGCGTAGGAGACCACCTGGTGAGCACATCCGCTGAAGTGTGCGGGTTCGTCGCGATGCAGGGTGATGGGGAACACTCCGAGCGGGTCTTCCGGCTTCCCGGCGCCCAAGGCTGCCATGTCAACCTCCGGTTCGACACCGGGGTGCCGGAGAATCCGAGCCTGCTTGACGGCGTACTCGCGACCGAGCGCGCCGCGGTGTGGTCCGGCGTCACGATCGAACACGGGGTTTCGTTCGCCGACCTGCACCTGTGGTTCGCCTGCTTCCTGCCCGGCTTCTGCAAGCTCGCCGTGGACGAGGGAACCGAGCTGGCCGAGGAGCGCGGGAAGTGGTTCCCCTTCGGTGTCGTGCGCGGTGACTCGTTCGCCTACCTGGCAATACGTCCGGCCCTGGAGAGTGCCGGAGTCGAGTTCGGGGCGCGCGCCTACGGAGCGCATGGTCAGGAGGCCGCGACCGCGATGGTCGAGCGGATCCAGGCGTGGGATCGGCGAGCCCGAAGCGGTCCGGCCCCCACGTTCGTCTTCTGGCCGTCCGGTAGCGACCTCACCCAGGTACCCGAAGGCGCGACGGTCCTGGACAAGACCCATGGTCTGGTCACGATCTCCTGGCCCGCGACGAGCTGA
- a CDS encoding ATP-binding protein, with product MAARLLSVLVGVFANRFRPTAGDVMGPATTMWSPHLGRIPGWSTFPGPTPVISQRFPATRDQVRPARNFVAEILGDDHPLRDDAMLLTSELATNAVEHSTTPREDRPYEDRPRESRPPNPEPIDIDVEPSDRSEEFVVTVAFLSHGVIITVQDTGSTQIPCTRNSGLDSTGGRGLVLVNDLATRWGFHRDPTGTVIWFELT from the coding sequence ATGGCCGCGCGGCTCCTGTCCGTACTCGTCGGCGTGTTCGCTAACCGCTTTCGTCCAACAGCCGGCGACGTCATGGGACCGGCCACCACCATGTGGTCGCCGCACCTGGGCCGAATTCCCGGCTGGTCGACCTTCCCGGGGCCCACACCGGTGATCTCCCAGCGCTTCCCGGCCACACGCGACCAGGTCAGGCCCGCACGGAACTTCGTCGCCGAGATCCTCGGCGACGACCACCCGCTCCGCGACGACGCCATGCTCCTCACCAGCGAACTCGCCACCAACGCCGTCGAACACTCCACCACACCACGCGAAGACCGACCGTACGAAGACCGGCCGCGCGAAAGCCGACCGCCCAACCCCGAACCAATCGACATCGACGTCGAACCGAGCGATCGGTCCGAGGAGTTCGTTGTCACGGTGGCCTTCCTCTCCCACGGCGTCATCATCACCGTCCAGGACACCGGCTCCACCCAGATCCCCTGCACCAGGAACTCCGGCCTGGACTCCACCGGCGGACGAGGGCTCGTGCTCGTCAACGACCTCGCCACCCGCTGGGGCTTCCACCGCGACCCCACCGGAACCGTCATCTGGTTCGAACTCACCTGA
- a CDS encoding helix-turn-helix domain-containing protein codes for MTGSPTVKRRRLSAELIRLREQAGLTHDEVARRLEWSRGRLTHMEQNKWVLPDIGNVRLLLDLYNVVDPAVHEAILDLARQSRERGWWAKYKDVFGGSLPGFEAEATQIRTIELVTIPGLLQTADYANAIFQAGQVLDQTAVQRRVEARLARQAILSRDNPPQIWAVIDEAALRKMVGGPKVMAEQLGHLADMAMRPNIAVQVLPDSIGAHAAMGSGFVILDFMGELDPSIVYLETPTDNLFLERPEEIQAYTLTFNRVVAAALTVEESVRYVAALADQLQQK; via the coding sequence ATGACCGGTAGTCCGACCGTCAAACGGCGGCGTCTGAGCGCCGAGCTCATCCGGCTACGCGAGCAGGCGGGCCTTACCCACGATGAGGTTGCCAGGCGCTTGGAATGGTCACGTGGCCGCCTCACCCACATGGAGCAAAATAAGTGGGTTCTGCCGGATATCGGTAACGTTCGGCTCCTGCTCGACCTCTACAACGTCGTCGACCCTGCCGTACATGAGGCGATACTCGATCTCGCCCGGCAGTCCCGGGAAAGAGGCTGGTGGGCCAAATACAAGGACGTGTTCGGTGGCAGCCTCCCCGGCTTCGAGGCAGAGGCAACCCAGATCCGCACCATCGAGCTCGTGACCATCCCTGGCCTGCTACAAACGGCCGACTACGCCAATGCGATCTTTCAAGCCGGGCAGGTTCTCGATCAAACCGCCGTCCAACGACGTGTTGAGGCACGTCTGGCCAGGCAGGCGATCCTCAGCCGTGACAACCCGCCGCAGATCTGGGCCGTCATCGACGAGGCGGCGCTGAGGAAGATGGTCGGTGGTCCGAAGGTCATGGCGGAACAGCTCGGCCATCTTGCTGACATGGCGATGCGACCGAACATCGCTGTCCAGGTGCTACCTGACTCAATCGGTGCACATGCGGCGATGGGGAGCGGGTTCGTCATCTTGGACTTCATGGGCGAACTGGATCCGTCGATCGTCTACTTGGAGACACCGACAGACAATCTCTTCCTGGAGCGACCAGAGGAGATTCAGGCGTATACGCTCACTTTTAACCGAGTAGTGGCGGCAGCCTTGACCGTCGAGGAGTCCGTACGCTACGTGGCTGCCTTGGCTGATCAGCTACAGCAGAAATAG
- a CDS encoding DUF397 domain-containing protein, whose amino-acid sequence MDRIPSGLIWRKSSQSAQQDNCVETAALPGGGCSLRDSKDPNGPVLSFAGDEWRKFVGSVKSGLFDGLSH is encoded by the coding sequence GTGGATCGAATCCCCTCAGGGCTCATCTGGCGCAAGAGTAGTCAGAGTGCTCAGCAGGACAACTGTGTAGAGACAGCAGCTCTTCCTGGCGGAGGCTGTTCTTTACGAGACAGTAAGGATCCGAATGGGCCAGTGCTGAGTTTCGCTGGCGATGAATGGCGTAAATTCGTCGGCAGCGTCAAGAGTGGACTATTTGATGGTCTGAGCCATTAA
- a CDS encoding caspase, EACC1-associated type gives MKLPDPRLSRAVLIGTSKYSLDNMPDLPAVANNLAAIKESLCDHRTWGLPPQNCKVISEPTTHSEMVDPIVTAAGEATDTLFVYFAGHGLADSEAGELYLTLTNSDSDLRRVSFTAVAYDHIRRAIVHSNAKRRVVVLDCCYSGYALGAMSGHENNMSDQANIEGTCVITSASKTKKSLAPPGELYTSFTAELVEVFKNGIEGHPRRLSLDKIFSHIHRALQSKARPLPQILNRNTAGHLELINNRAVISPGSNPPGYGPVPGIEVGTEFPDRKALHDAKVHRPLQAGICGTQSAGGAESICISGGYKDDQDHGDLIIYTGHGGRDPDTKKQVSDQQANHPGNAALISSQMSRLPVRVIRGADAGTEHSPSSGYSYDGLFTVADHWSTIGLDGFRILQFRLEALNDESDTEYPSTEHQHSQPHIAPDRWERISRGIYQDRQLSERIKKMYDNECQICGIALETIGGIRYAETTHIRGLGIPHNGPDTLNNILCLCPNHRILFDLGAVTIDDNLQVVDKITGELIDDLRVTPKHRVDLSFIRYHRDLHKTTLTQSDHRQSP, from the coding sequence GTGAAGCTTCCCGATCCTCGCTTGTCGCGTGCAGTCCTCATCGGAACAAGCAAATATAGCCTCGATAATATGCCGGACTTACCGGCCGTAGCTAACAATCTAGCAGCCATAAAAGAGTCTCTTTGTGACCACAGAACGTGGGGACTTCCACCGCAAAACTGCAAAGTTATTTCGGAGCCAACTACGCATTCCGAGATGGTTGATCCGATCGTAACGGCGGCCGGGGAAGCGACTGATACATTATTTGTCTATTTCGCAGGGCACGGGTTAGCTGACTCAGAAGCTGGAGAACTATATTTAACGCTCACCAACTCGGATAGCGATTTAAGGCGTGTTTCTTTTACAGCTGTCGCCTACGATCACATCCGGCGAGCAATAGTGCACAGTAATGCTAAGCGGCGAGTAGTCGTACTGGATTGCTGTTACAGTGGATACGCCCTTGGGGCTATGTCCGGCCACGAGAACAACATGTCGGACCAGGCGAACATTGAAGGCACATGCGTAATAACTTCGGCCTCGAAAACAAAGAAATCCCTAGCACCCCCTGGAGAGCTATACACGAGCTTCACAGCCGAACTTGTCGAGGTTTTCAAAAACGGAATTGAGGGGCATCCAAGGCGCCTGTCACTGGACAAGATATTTAGCCATATTCATCGAGCCCTGCAATCTAAAGCACGGCCATTGCCGCAAATACTCAATCGCAACACGGCCGGACATTTAGAGCTCATCAATAATCGAGCCGTTATCTCTCCAGGGTCAAATCCTCCCGGCTACGGGCCTGTCCCTGGCATTGAAGTAGGAACAGAATTTCCCGATCGGAAAGCACTGCATGACGCGAAAGTTCACCGCCCTCTGCAAGCTGGGATTTGCGGAACTCAAAGCGCAGGCGGTGCAGAATCGATCTGCATATCAGGCGGCTACAAGGACGATCAAGATCACGGTGACCTCATCATTTACACAGGTCACGGCGGTAGAGACCCTGATACTAAGAAGCAAGTATCTGACCAGCAGGCAAACCATCCAGGCAATGCTGCCTTGATCTCCAGCCAAATGAGCCGATTGCCCGTCCGCGTAATTCGTGGGGCAGACGCAGGAACTGAACATTCTCCATCTAGCGGATACAGCTACGATGGCCTGTTTACCGTCGCCGACCACTGGTCCACAATCGGCTTAGACGGCTTTAGAATTTTACAGTTTCGCCTAGAAGCCCTGAATGACGAATCAGATACTGAATATCCAAGCACGGAGCATCAACACTCTCAGCCACACATTGCTCCCGACCGATGGGAACGAATCTCTCGCGGCATTTATCAAGATCGACAGCTGTCTGAGCGAATTAAAAAAATGTATGACAATGAGTGCCAGATCTGCGGCATAGCACTCGAAACGATTGGAGGGATAAGGTACGCCGAGACTACTCATATTCGCGGCCTAGGCATCCCTCACAATGGCCCAGATACATTGAACAATATTCTATGCCTATGCCCCAATCATCGCATACTCTTTGATCTTGGGGCAGTCACGATCGACGACAACCTCCAAGTTGTCGACAAGATAACCGGAGAACTCATCGACGACCTTCGAGTAACTCCAAAGCATCGTGTCGACCTCAGTTTCATTAGGTATCATCGGGATCTACACAAAACGACACTCACTCAGAGTGATCATCGTCAATCTCCCTAG
- a CDS encoding effector-associated constant component EACC1, which translates to MTANTIHIGMSGEEAEKELQSFYNWLRDDEDIRQHAQVALRWSPPKESEMGTALEAIELVLSNSFEVANLTLAYLAWRYTRREKPKVTFKHGDLEITVDGDDEETVKKIIRSFKEDSE; encoded by the coding sequence ATGACCGCAAATACCATCCACATAGGCATGAGCGGCGAAGAGGCGGAAAAAGAACTACAGTCTTTTTATAATTGGCTACGGGATGATGAAGACATTCGGCAGCACGCGCAAGTGGCCTTGCGATGGAGCCCACCCAAAGAAAGCGAGATGGGCACCGCACTAGAGGCTATCGAACTAGTTCTAAGCAATAGCTTCGAGGTAGCCAACCTCACATTAGCTTATCTTGCTTGGCGGTATACGCGCAGAGAAAAGCCTAAGGTGACATTCAAACATGGCGATCTTGAAATTACTGTCGATGGCGACGACGAGGAAACCGTGAAGAAAATAATTCGCTCCTTCAAAGAGGACTCCGAGTGA
- a CDS encoding DUF3427 domain-containing protein yields MSDLTPGVYEQLVTHALGRRLQAVPSELAKVVPVDRVEAEDYLVRHIAGLTRHALRAAKTPEQQIDRANHVAEAIIRAFLDTEDEGEQIAQPGQLLTEVRKPSGVPGRPEPLIRPETPLSASALLVNGRGQPSIGTEVMREFATADRVDLICAFIKWYGLRLIEGPIKEFIARGGELRVITTTYIGATDRTALDRLVALGATVKISYETLSTRLHAKAWMFHRNTGFSTAYVGSSNLSKAAQLDGLEWNVRLSQVEQAHLLSTFTATFEQYWADPAFEGYDPARDGARLTEALRREGGSTPAELPLEIATLDVLPRWYQAEALEELEAEREVHGRTHNLVVMATGTGKTVVAALDYRRLAAAGKADSVLFVAHRESILNQSRATFRQTLRDGEFGEKLVAGNQPKKWRHVFASIQSLANINLDELDPTRFDMVIVDEFHHAEAPTYRRLLEHLQPRYLLGLTATPERTDGINVGAFFDGRIAYELRLWQALEQQLLAPFHYFGIHDEVSLADVAWRRGHYDEKALSNLYTGNHARVRLILQAVQDKIAHPGEMRALGFCVSVQHARFMADQFAKHGIPSLAVTGETSRDERRHAVQRLRKREVNILFTVDLFNEGVDIPEVETVLFLRPTESATVFLQQLGRGLRRDPDKTCLTALDFVGHQRAEFRFDLRLSALTGVPRRKLPGALANPTLPAGCHLQLDNVVTEMVLDNVRRALRLSWNDLIAELRSMPEISLAEFLAETGHELEDLYRSGRGGWAELRRRAKNRPVADEETDRKLGRAIGRLLHVDDPLRLAQLRGDDATVDPRLLAMLHVALLGGNVSFDGGDAVLRLLADHPHRAEELRAVSSILEERMHRVTREIPGLPLRLHARYSKNEALAAFGVDRPGNVREGVKWIPETRADAFFVTLRKTEGFSPTTMYNDRAISPTLFHWESQSTTRTSSPTGQRYVNGSSTVHLFLRESKEEDGFLGAPPFFYAGPMTYVSSEGDRPMQILWQLASPLPADIFHQASLAAT; encoded by the coding sequence ATGAGTGATCTCACGCCTGGCGTCTACGAGCAACTCGTCACTCACGCTCTTGGTCGACGATTGCAAGCGGTTCCAAGTGAGTTGGCGAAGGTTGTGCCTGTTGATCGCGTGGAGGCAGAGGATTATCTCGTCCGGCATATTGCCGGCCTGACGCGTCATGCGTTACGTGCAGCCAAGACCCCCGAGCAGCAGATCGACCGAGCGAATCATGTCGCTGAGGCGATCATCAGGGCGTTCCTCGACACTGAGGATGAAGGGGAACAGATAGCGCAACCCGGCCAGTTGCTCACCGAGGTACGGAAGCCATCGGGAGTGCCTGGACGGCCGGAGCCGTTGATCCGGCCTGAGACTCCGCTGTCTGCCAGTGCTCTCCTCGTGAACGGGCGGGGTCAGCCGAGCATCGGCACCGAGGTCATGCGGGAGTTCGCGACCGCCGACCGGGTCGATCTGATCTGCGCCTTCATTAAGTGGTACGGCCTGCGTCTCATCGAAGGGCCGATCAAGGAGTTCATCGCCAGAGGTGGTGAGCTCAGGGTGATCACCACGACATACATCGGGGCCACAGACAGGACCGCGCTGGATCGTCTGGTTGCTCTCGGGGCCACGGTCAAGATCTCTTACGAGACGCTCAGCACCAGGCTTCACGCCAAAGCATGGATGTTTCACCGGAATACCGGTTTCTCGACCGCCTACGTCGGCTCATCCAACCTGTCGAAGGCCGCGCAGTTGGACGGCCTGGAGTGGAACGTGCGGCTCTCTCAGGTTGAACAGGCTCATCTGCTTTCGACGTTCACCGCTACCTTCGAGCAGTACTGGGCTGATCCGGCGTTCGAAGGCTACGATCCGGCCCGCGATGGGGCTCGGCTAACTGAGGCGCTCAGGCGCGAAGGCGGGTCGACCCCGGCTGAGCTTCCTTTGGAGATCGCCACGCTGGATGTACTCCCGCGCTGGTATCAGGCCGAGGCGCTGGAAGAGCTGGAAGCCGAGCGCGAGGTGCATGGCCGTACGCACAACTTGGTTGTCATGGCGACAGGCACTGGCAAGACCGTGGTCGCTGCCCTCGACTATCGACGGCTGGCTGCTGCGGGGAAGGCCGACAGTGTGCTGTTCGTGGCTCACCGCGAAAGCATCTTGAACCAGAGCAGGGCCACCTTCCGGCAGACGCTCCGGGATGGAGAGTTTGGAGAGAAGCTCGTCGCCGGAAACCAACCGAAGAAGTGGAGACATGTCTTCGCCTCGATTCAGTCGTTGGCCAACATCAACCTCGATGAGCTCGATCCGACCCGATTCGATATGGTGATTGTGGATGAGTTCCACCATGCGGAGGCTCCTACATATCGACGCCTGCTAGAGCATCTTCAGCCGCGTTACCTCCTGGGTCTGACCGCTACTCCTGAGCGAACCGACGGTATCAATGTTGGAGCGTTCTTTGACGGGCGAATCGCCTACGAGCTGCGCCTCTGGCAGGCGCTTGAGCAGCAGCTTCTCGCCCCGTTTCACTACTTCGGCATCCACGACGAAGTGTCGCTGGCCGACGTAGCCTGGCGCCGTGGACACTACGACGAAAAGGCCCTCAGTAACCTATACACCGGAAACCACGCCCGAGTCCGTCTCATTTTGCAAGCGGTGCAAGATAAAATTGCCCATCCGGGCGAGATGCGCGCCCTTGGTTTCTGCGTGAGCGTGCAGCACGCCAGATTCATGGCTGATCAATTCGCCAAGCACGGTATCCCCTCTCTGGCTGTAACTGGCGAAACGTCACGCGATGAGCGCCGCCACGCCGTACAGCGCTTGAGGAAACGCGAGGTCAACATACTGTTCACCGTGGATCTTTTCAACGAAGGTGTAGATATCCCAGAGGTGGAAACTGTCCTCTTTCTGCGTCCTACGGAGAGTGCCACGGTCTTTCTGCAACAGCTCGGTCGTGGTCTACGGCGTGATCCAGACAAGACATGTCTCACTGCCCTGGATTTTGTTGGACATCAGCGTGCCGAATTCCGCTTTGACCTGCGACTATCTGCGCTCACGGGAGTGCCCCGCCGTAAGCTTCCCGGAGCGTTGGCCAACCCCACGCTCCCTGCTGGATGTCACCTCCAGCTCGACAACGTAGTAACTGAGATGGTCCTCGATAACGTACGCCGCGCGCTCCGTCTCTCGTGGAACGACCTGATCGCTGAGCTCCGCTCGATGCCTGAAATCTCCCTCGCTGAATTCTTGGCAGAGACAGGTCACGAACTCGAAGACCTTTATCGTTCCGGTAGGGGAGGTTGGGCTGAGCTGCGGCGCCGAGCCAAGAACCGTCCTGTGGCTGACGAGGAAACCGACCGTAAGCTCGGCCGGGCCATTGGCCGTCTCCTCCATGTAGACGATCCCTTGCGGCTGGCCCAGCTCCGTGGTGATGATGCCACTGTCGATCCTCGTCTACTCGCGATGCTGCACGTGGCTTTGCTCGGTGGAAACGTGTCCTTCGATGGAGGAGACGCTGTCCTGAGACTGTTGGCCGACCATCCTCATCGTGCCGAGGAACTACGCGCTGTGTCGTCGATCCTAGAAGAGCGCATGCATCGGGTTACTCGTGAGATCCCTGGTCTGCCGCTGCGCTTGCACGCTCGATACTCCAAGAACGAAGCACTGGCAGCTTTCGGTGTCGACCGTCCTGGCAACGTCCGCGAGGGGGTTAAGTGGATTCCTGAGACCAGAGCCGACGCCTTCTTCGTAACCTTGCGCAAGACCGAGGGCTTCTCGCCAACCACTATGTACAACGATCGGGCCATCAGCCCGACGCTCTTCCACTGGGAGTCACAGAGCACCACGCGGACGTCGTCACCGACCGGCCAGCGCTATGTCAACGGCAGTTCGACCGTGCACCTCTTCCTCCGCGAGTCTAAAGAGGAGGACGGCTTTCTCGGCGCTCCACCGTTCTTCTATGCCGGACCCATGACCTACGTGTCGTCCGAAGGCGACCGGCCAATGCAGATCCTCTGGCAACTGGCATCCCCTCTCCCCGCAGACATCTTCCATCAAGCCAGCCTTGCGGCTACCTGA
- a CDS encoding DUF429 domain-containing protein, which yields MLTIGVDLAAEADRTAVAWIDWSADGARVRDLKIQADDDLIVEAIKSADKAGIDCPLGWPDKFIDFIAAHRAGHVEVPSGIAGINWRRELALRVTDQVTSELALRPLSVSADRIGHTAMRCAALLADLAQQGQPVDRSGTGVVVEVYPAASLKCWGLPHKGYKRLANRGGLAELVDELQRAAPWLDLGVHEQICRASDDAIDAVIAALIARAASQGLVTVPAPDQVCSARSEGWIALPTGPLSDLRPAG from the coding sequence ATGCTAACGATAGGAGTCGATCTTGCGGCGGAAGCAGACCGGACCGCGGTGGCATGGATCGATTGGTCTGCCGACGGTGCCCGAGTCCGCGATCTCAAAATTCAGGCGGACGATGATCTGATCGTCGAGGCGATCAAGAGCGCGGACAAGGCCGGTATCGACTGCCCGCTCGGTTGGCCGGACAAGTTCATTGATTTTATCGCGGCTCACCGAGCTGGGCACGTTGAGGTGCCCAGCGGCATCGCAGGCATTAACTGGCGCAGAGAGCTTGCCCTCCGAGTCACTGACCAGGTGACCTCGGAGCTGGCACTCAGACCCCTGAGTGTCTCCGCCGATCGCATCGGGCACACCGCCATGCGCTGCGCGGCCCTACTCGCCGACCTTGCCCAGCAGGGGCAGCCGGTCGACCGCAGTGGCACCGGTGTTGTGGTGGAGGTTTATCCTGCGGCATCGCTCAAATGCTGGGGCTTGCCCCACAAGGGCTATAAACGTCTAGCGAATCGTGGCGGACTAGCGGAGCTAGTCGATGAACTCCAGAGAGCGGCGCCATGGCTAGACCTGGGGGTCCACGAACAGATCTGCCGGGCGTCCGATGACGCGATAGACGCCGTCATCGCTGCACTCATCGCCCGTGCTGCATCTCAGGGGCTGGTGACCGTTCCGGCGCCGGACCAAGTTTGTTCGGCGCGCTCCGAAGGATGGATCGCACTCCCCACCGGACCTCTGAGCGATCTTCGCCCGGCTGGTTGA
- a CDS encoding helix-turn-helix domain-containing protein: MSSVMSSPSHAVTQAKKALGARLREIRLAARLTGRNLGDLAGWHSSKVSRIEHGRQTPSENDIGAWCRHCEADDQAGDLVASLRTIDEMYVEWRRMQRTGLQRLQQAAIPLYERTHCFRVYEPSLIPGLFQTAEYALALMRAVVAFRQIPDDSAQAVEARMQRQKILDSGGRRCAVILEEAALRTRIGDAEVMAAQLGHLLSVASRPNVSLGIIPIRDRVMWPPNGFWIFDEERVLVETLSAELAVTQPREIALYAKAFAELAELAVYGAATRRLITSVIAALDT, encoded by the coding sequence GTGAGCAGCGTCATGTCATCGCCGTCACACGCCGTCACTCAGGCCAAAAAGGCCCTGGGCGCCCGCCTGCGGGAGATCCGCCTCGCCGCGCGGCTCACCGGGCGTAACCTCGGCGACCTGGCGGGATGGCACTCCTCGAAGGTATCGAGGATCGAGCACGGCCGACAGACGCCATCCGAGAACGACATCGGCGCTTGGTGCCGTCACTGCGAAGCCGATGACCAGGCCGGTGACCTGGTCGCGTCACTACGCACCATCGACGAGATGTACGTCGAATGGCGTCGAATGCAGCGCACTGGTTTGCAACGACTTCAGCAGGCCGCAATTCCGCTGTACGAGCGGACCCACTGTTTCCGCGTCTACGAGCCGTCGCTGATCCCCGGACTGTTCCAGACGGCTGAGTACGCGCTCGCTCTCATGCGCGCCGTCGTCGCGTTCCGGCAGATTCCCGATGACAGCGCCCAGGCGGTCGAAGCCCGCATGCAACGGCAGAAGATCCTCGACTCCGGTGGCCGTCGTTGCGCGGTCATCCTGGAGGAAGCGGCACTACGAACCCGAATCGGCGATGCCGAAGTGATGGCCGCCCAGCTCGGCCACCTGCTCAGCGTGGCCTCGCGCCCCAACGTCAGCCTCGGGATCATCCCGATCCGCGACCGCGTCATGTGGCCCCCCAACGGATTCTGGATCTTCGATGAGGAACGAGTCCTGGTGGAAACCCTGTCCGCTGAACTGGCCGTGACCCAACCACGGGAGATCGCGCTGTACGCCAAGGCGTTCGCCGAGCTCGCTGAACTGGCGGTGTACGGCGCGGCAACCCGGAGGTTGATCACCTCGGTCATCGCCGCCTTGGACACATGA
- a CDS encoding DUF6879 family protein, translating to MTWSPEALTFDQWTAMFRSCERSAVHLEMRDLYAVSAEDPMFSAWRAGHRDDPADEASWWRPWLSLMRETTGRGVEVKRARIVSEPVTEYIRFEYDVSFTNLVAGERIRWLPRRLASGIALPGNDFWLLDGERVQFNHFTGDGDWAGVEWCEEPDVVKLCAAAFDTVWASGTDHGDYTPA from the coding sequence GTGACCTGGAGCCCCGAGGCGCTGACGTTTGACCAGTGGACCGCGATGTTCCGCTCGTGCGAGCGGTCAGCGGTCCATCTGGAGATGCGTGACCTGTACGCCGTATCCGCCGAGGACCCGATGTTCTCGGCGTGGAGAGCGGGCCACCGCGACGACCCTGCCGACGAGGCATCGTGGTGGCGGCCGTGGCTGAGCCTGATGCGGGAGACGACCGGCAGAGGCGTGGAGGTCAAGCGGGCCCGGATCGTGTCGGAACCGGTGACCGAGTACATCCGCTTCGAGTACGACGTCTCCTTCACCAACCTCGTGGCGGGCGAGCGGATACGGTGGCTTCCCCGGCGCCTGGCGTCCGGGATCGCACTGCCCGGCAACGACTTCTGGCTGTTGGACGGGGAGCGGGTGCAGTTCAACCACTTCACCGGAGACGGCGACTGGGCCGGGGTGGAATGGTGCGAAGAACCCGATGTGGTGAAATTATGCGCGGCGGCGTTCGACACGGTGTGGGCATCGGGAACCGACCACGGCGACTACACGCCCGCCTGA
- a CDS encoding glycine-rich domain-containing protein, with protein MAAATTARLTDDELADPRILIPEELFGFLIDRIAREEDIPAEDAACVMEQALAFLVACGLNPDARLSPSKQVDVGWHAFLAYTREYQDFCAKVAGRFIHHAPVDTPEDAIHDLVAAIGATVEAMRAAGLPVVPKLWISASECSQCYAGCADDPRES; from the coding sequence ATGGCTGCTGCTACAACGGCTCGGCTCACAGACGATGAGTTGGCCGACCCTCGTATCCTCATCCCCGAGGAACTGTTCGGATTTCTGATCGATCGCATCGCCCGCGAGGAGGACATCCCTGCGGAGGACGCCGCGTGCGTCATGGAGCAGGCCCTGGCGTTTCTGGTCGCGTGCGGGCTCAACCCGGACGCGCGTCTGTCCCCCTCCAAGCAGGTGGACGTCGGCTGGCACGCCTTCCTGGCGTACACCCGCGAGTATCAGGACTTCTGCGCCAAGGTCGCCGGCCGGTTCATTCATCACGCGCCCGTCGACACCCCCGAGGACGCGATTCACGATCTCGTGGCGGCGATCGGGGCTACCGTCGAGGCCATGCGAGCCGCTGGCCTGCCGGTTGTCCCCAAGCTGTGGATTTCTGCGAGCGAATGCAGCCAGTGCTATGCGGGCTGTGCCGATGACCCGAGGGAGAGCTGA